The following proteins are encoded in a genomic region of Agromyces sp. CF514:
- a CDS encoding OsmC family protein, producing MRLGEHAYTVEVEWTGARAAGTTSYRSYGRDHVVRAAGKAHELEGSSDRVFHGDAERWNPEELLLAALGQCHMLSYLHVATLHGVVVTAYTDAPTGVMVEDGRGGGSFREATLRPRVVVADASMLALAHEIHAEASAKCFIAASVAFPVHHESVEVVAD from the coding sequence GTGAGGCTCGGCGAACACGCGTACACGGTCGAGGTCGAGTGGACGGGCGCACGCGCGGCGGGCACCACCTCGTACCGCTCATACGGTCGCGACCACGTCGTGCGCGCGGCGGGCAAGGCGCACGAACTCGAGGGCTCGAGCGACCGCGTCTTCCACGGCGACGCCGAGCGCTGGAATCCCGAGGAGCTGCTGCTCGCGGCGCTCGGCCAGTGCCACATGCTCTCGTACCTGCATGTCGCGACCCTGCACGGCGTGGTCGTCACGGCCTACACCGACGCCCCGACCGGGGTCATGGTCGAGGACGGCCGGGGCGGCGGTTCCTTCCGCGAGGCGACGCTGCGTCCGCGCGTCGTCGTGGCCGACGCGTCGATGCTCGCCCTTGCGCACGAGATCCACGCCGAGGCCTCGGCGAAGTGCTTCATCGCGGCATCCGTCGCGTTCCCGGTGCATCACGAGTCGGTCGAGGTCGTCGCGGACTGA